Proteins encoded in a region of the Falco rusticolus isolate bFalRus1 chromosome 10, bFalRus1.pri, whole genome shotgun sequence genome:
- the ARFRP1 gene encoding ADP-ribosylation factor-related protein 1 isoform X1: protein MTKHLYGGYCNKIVAGSRMYTLLSGLYKYMFQRDEYCVLILGLDNAGKTTFLEQTKTRFNKNYKGMSLSKITTTVGLNIGTIDVGKTRLMFWDLGGQEELQSLWDKYYAESHGVIYVIDSTDEERLSESKRAFEKMITSEALEGVPILVLANKQDVETCLSIPDIKTAFSDCINKIGKRDCLTQACSALTGKGVNEGIEWMVKCVVRNIHRPPRKKDIT from the exons ATGACAAAACACTTGTATGGTGGATACTGTAACAAGATTGTTGCTGG GAGCAGGATGTATACTCTGCTGTCTGGACTCTATAAATACATGTTCCAGAGGGATGAGTACTGCGTCTTGATCCTTGGTTTGGACAATGCTGGTAAAACC ACCTTCCTTGAACAAACTAAAACTCGATTTAACAAGAACTACAAAGGGATGAGTTTGTCCAAAATCACAACCACTGTAGGCTTAAACA TTGGTACTATTGATGTTGGCAAAACTCGGCTAATGTTCTGGGATCTTGGTGGACAGGAGGAACTACAGTCTCTTTGGGACAAG TATTACGCTGAATCTCATGGAGTGATCTATGTTATTGACTCCACTGATGAGGAGAGGCTCTCGGAATCTAAAAGAGCTTTTG AAAAGATGATTACTAGCGAAGCTCTGGAAGGGGTTCCCATTCTGGTGTTAGCTAACAAGCAGGATGTAGAG ACTTGTCTCTCAATACCTGACATCAAGACAGCGTTTAGTGACTGCATTAACAAAATTGGGAAGAGAGACTGCCTAACGCAAGCCTGCTCTGCTCTTACTGG CAAAGGAGTGAACGAGGGAATTGAATGGATGGTGAAGTGCGTGGTGAGAAATATACACCGGCCCCCAAGAAAGAAGGACATCACGTAA
- the ARFRP1 gene encoding ADP-ribosylation factor-related protein 1 isoform X3 produces MTKHLYGGYCNKIVAGSRMYTLLSGLYKYMFQRDEYCVLILGLDNAGKTTFLEQTKTRFNKNYKGMSLSKITTTVGLNIGTIDVGKTRLMFWDLGGQEELQSLWDKYYAESHGVIYVIDSTDEERLSESKRAFEKMITSEALEGVPILVLANKQDVETCLSIPDIKTAFSDCINKIGKRDCLTQACSALTGSDRPCL; encoded by the exons ATGACAAAACACTTGTATGGTGGATACTGTAACAAGATTGTTGCTGG GAGCAGGATGTATACTCTGCTGTCTGGACTCTATAAATACATGTTCCAGAGGGATGAGTACTGCGTCTTGATCCTTGGTTTGGACAATGCTGGTAAAACC ACCTTCCTTGAACAAACTAAAACTCGATTTAACAAGAACTACAAAGGGATGAGTTTGTCCAAAATCACAACCACTGTAGGCTTAAACA TTGGTACTATTGATGTTGGCAAAACTCGGCTAATGTTCTGGGATCTTGGTGGACAGGAGGAACTACAGTCTCTTTGGGACAAG TATTACGCTGAATCTCATGGAGTGATCTATGTTATTGACTCCACTGATGAGGAGAGGCTCTCGGAATCTAAAAGAGCTTTTG AAAAGATGATTACTAGCGAAGCTCTGGAAGGGGTTCCCATTCTGGTGTTAGCTAACAAGCAGGATGTAGAG ACTTGTCTCTCAATACCTGACATCAAGACAGCGTTTAGTGACTGCATTAACAAAATTGGGAAGAGAGACTGCCTAACGCAAGCCTGCTCTGCTCTTACTGG CAGTGACAGACCTTGTCTGTGA
- the ARFRP1 gene encoding ADP-ribosylation factor-related protein 1 isoform X2 — protein sequence MYTLLSGLYKYMFQRDEYCVLILGLDNAGKTTFLEQTKTRFNKNYKGMSLSKITTTVGLNIGTIDVGKTRLMFWDLGGQEELQSLWDKYYAESHGVIYVIDSTDEERLSESKRAFEKMITSEALEGVPILVLANKQDVETCLSIPDIKTAFSDCINKIGKRDCLTQACSALTGKGVNEGIEWMVKCVVRNIHRPPRKKDIT from the exons ATGTATACTCTGCTGTCTGGACTCTATAAATACATGTTCCAGAGGGATGAGTACTGCGTCTTGATCCTTGGTTTGGACAATGCTGGTAAAACC ACCTTCCTTGAACAAACTAAAACTCGATTTAACAAGAACTACAAAGGGATGAGTTTGTCCAAAATCACAACCACTGTAGGCTTAAACA TTGGTACTATTGATGTTGGCAAAACTCGGCTAATGTTCTGGGATCTTGGTGGACAGGAGGAACTACAGTCTCTTTGGGACAAG TATTACGCTGAATCTCATGGAGTGATCTATGTTATTGACTCCACTGATGAGGAGAGGCTCTCGGAATCTAAAAGAGCTTTTG AAAAGATGATTACTAGCGAAGCTCTGGAAGGGGTTCCCATTCTGGTGTTAGCTAACAAGCAGGATGTAGAG ACTTGTCTCTCAATACCTGACATCAAGACAGCGTTTAGTGACTGCATTAACAAAATTGGGAAGAGAGACTGCCTAACGCAAGCCTGCTCTGCTCTTACTGG CAAAGGAGTGAACGAGGGAATTGAATGGATGGTGAAGTGCGTGGTGAGAAATATACACCGGCCCCCAAGAAAGAAGGACATCACGTAA
- the ZGPAT gene encoding zinc finger CCCH-type with G patch domain-containing protein — translation MDEESLEAAIQSYNAQLQQVELALGAGLDPSQQSDLIQLQEDLKQLIELTESSLVSVRKSKLLATLDTNASSSSSPVGLLEQDTHPDSSAQDEEYAAFKEAIAELGTDEKPSANNSEISSKRDEETDDKSESKYSEEEVESDREEGEEELSGMKVKAPYYSSWGTLEYHNAMIVGTEDLEDGSAGVRVLYLYPTHKSLKPCPFFLDDKCRFKENCRFSHGQVVSVEELQPFQEPNLSTLEVGSACLAKHSDGIWYTAKITDIDSGYYTVKFDSLLLKEAVVEGDSVIPPLRSEDGAESAESDEDSVDDSGYAKVIDSRVPENGEWTPACSSSFGGWEAHTRGIGSKLLVQMGYEFGKGLGKNSEGRVEPVQAVVLPRGKSLDQCAEVLQKKKQGKLDPGKSRKCRAKGNSCGQSPAGSRKPSHNVFDFLNEKLRGKSTGEKAGGMAMPERNSKEIYHASKSTKKALSVHLFQTMEKIEQTQKDIRGIQQALARNIGRHSIATAQLEEKLANAHKQLGQLQAQEASLQREQKKADTHKKMTEF, via the exons ATGGATGAAGAGAGTCTGGAAGCAGCAATTCAGAGCTACaatgcccagctgcagcaagtgGAGCTGGCTTTAGGGGCAGGCCTGGACCCCTCACAGCAGTCGGACTTGATTCAGTTGCAGGAAGATTTGAAGCAGCTGATAGAACTGACCGAGTCCAGCCTGGTGTCTGTTAGAAAGAGCAAACTTCTGGCTACTCTAGATACAAAtgcctcctcctcatcctctccAGTAGGCCTTCTGGAGCAGGACACCCACCCAGACAGTTCTGCGCAGGATGAGGAGTATGCTGCTTTTAAGGAAGCCATTGCTGAGCTTGGAACTGATGAGAAGCCTTCAGCTAATAACAGTGAGATATCATCAAAGAGAGATGAAGAAACTGATGACAAAAGTGAATCAAAGTACAGTGAAGAAGAGGTGGAGTCTGacagagaggagggggaggaggaattGAGCGGAATGAAGGTTAAAGCCCCCTACTACAGCTCTTGGGGGACCCTGGAGTACCATAATGCCATGATTGTGGGGACAGAGGACTTAGAAGACGGCAGTGCAGGAGTCAGAGTGCTGTATCTCTATCCGACTCACAAGTCATTGAAGCCGTGCCCGTTCTTCTTGGATGACAAATGCAGATTTAAAGAGAACTGTcg GTTTTCACACGGGCAAGTTGTGTCTGTGGAGGAGCTTCAGCCATTTCAGGAGCCCAATCTGAGCACGCTGGAGGTGGGCTCAGCCTGCCTGGCGAAACACAGCGATGGAATATGGtacactgcaaaaataactg ACATCGACAGTGGTTACTACACTGTGAAGTTCGATTCCCTGCTGCTCAAGGAAGCTGTTGTGGAAGGAGATAGTGTCATTCCCCCGCTGCGAAGTGAAGATGGTGCCGAATCTGCTGAGTCTGATGAAGACAGTGTTGATGATTCTGGTTATGCTAAAG TGATAGATTCAAGAGTTCCAGAGAACGGGGAGTGGACTCCTGCATGCAGTTCCTCTTTTGGTGGCTGGGAAGCCCATACTCGTGGTATTGGCTCCAAACTGCTTGTTCAGATGGGATACGAATTTGGAAAAG GGTTAGGGAAGAATTCTGAAGGCCGAGTGGAGCCAGTGCAGGCTGTGGTACTTCCTCGAGGGAAGTCCCTTGACCAGTGTGCTGAggtgcttcagaaaaagaaacaggggaAGCTGGACCCAGGCAAATCAAGGAAATGCCGAGCAAAGGGGAACAGCTGTGGACAGTCCCCCGCGGGCAGCCGTAAGCCTTCCCACAATGTGTTTGACtttttgaatgaaaaactgCGAGGGAAGAGTACCggggagaaggctggagggatgGCAATGCCAGAGAGGAACAGCAAAGAGATCTACCACGCTAGCAAGAGCACTAAGAAAGCCCTGAGTGTCCACCTCTTCCAGACGATGGAGAAGATTGAACAAACACAGAAGGATATCAGAGGAATCCAGCAGGCCCTGGCACGCAACATTGGGCG GCACAGCATTGCTACAgctcagctggaggagaagctggCTAATGCACATAaacagctggggcagctgcaggccCAGGAAGCCAGCCTGCAGCgggagcagaagaaagcagacaCGCATAAGAAGATGACTGAGTTCTAG